The Lycium barbarum isolate Lr01 chromosome 9, ASM1917538v2, whole genome shotgun sequence genome has a segment encoding these proteins:
- the LOC132612057 gene encoding uncharacterized protein LOC132612057, protein MESWDISNVVSPHLSDLLDDKDQELEEIRREQDAKEWMALCHITGKYILMYCEKYLCKEPCRTSMRSGNEFIQEILRGNETRCYENFRLKKAVFIDLSNDLTDKYGLKRTRGMSIHEMLGIFLMTCAHGVGNRMIQDIFQHSGETVHRHFHSVLKAVCKLARDIIQPHPNYNVGCDAHKPCKQRYLPFFKDCIGAIDGTHVKARLPQGQEIPYIGRKGYPTQNILAVVDFNMCFTFAWAGWEGAAHDSRIFAEALRREELNFPHPRGNKYYLVDAGYSHMKGYMAPYKGNNVRYHLAEFRRGATR, encoded by the exons ATGGAGAGTTGGGATATTAGCAATGTGGTATCTCCTCATTTAAGTGATTTATTAGATGACaaagatcaagaactagaagAGATTCGGAGAGAGCAAGATGCGAAGGAGTGGATGGCTTTATGTCATATAACAGGTAAATACATTTTGATGTATTGTGAAAAATACCTATGCAAAGAACCTTGTCGTACATCAATGCGCTCTGGAAATGAGTTTATTCAAGAGATATTACGAGGAAATGAGACTCGTTGTTATGAAAATTTCCGACTGAAGAAGGCGGTGTTCATTGATCTATCCAATGACCTAACTGATAAATATGGGCTTAAACGCACTCGTGGAATGTCTATACATGAAATGTTAGGCATATTCTTGATGACTTGTGCACATGGAGTTGGAAATCGAATGATACAAGATATCTTTCAACATTCTGGAGAGACAGTTCATAGACACTTTCATAGTGTTTTAAAGGCCGTTTGTAAGCTTGCAAGAGATATCATTCAACCACATCCAAATTATAATGTTGGTTGCGATGCTCACAAGCCATGTAAACAAAGATATCTCCCTTTCTTTAAA GACTGTATTGGAGCAATTGATGGCACACATGTTAAAGCTAGATTACCGCAAGGTCAAGAGATACCATATATTGGACGTAAAGGTTATCCGACTCAAAATATTCTCGCCGTTGTTGATTTTAATATGTGTTTTACATTTGCATGGGCTGGGTGGGAAGGAGCAGCTCACGATAGTCGTATATTTGCTGAGGCCCTTCGTAGAGAAGAGCTCAACTTTCCACATCCACGCGGAAACAAATATTATCTAGTTGATGCAGGATATTCACACATGAAAGGATACATGGCTCCGTACAAAGGAAATAATGTAAGATATCACCTAGCTGAATTTCGCCGCGGTGCAACTCGATAA